The genomic DNA TGGCCAGCTTCTACCTGCTGGACTGCGAGAGCGAGGAGCGCGCGCTGCGGATCGCGGCGGACATGCCGTGGGCGGACCGCGAGCCGGTCGAGCTGTGGCCGATCCTGCACGAGTCCCCGATGGCCGGATGAGCACCGGACCCCTGCCCGAGGACCTGCTGCGCGAGCTGGCGCCGCAGGTCCTCGGCGCGCTGGTGCGCCGCCACGGGCAGTTCGACAGCTGCGAGGACGCGGTGCAGGAGGCGCTGCTGGCCGCGGCCGTGCAGTGGCCGGCCGAGGGCGTGCCGGCCAACCCGCGCGGCTGGCTGGTGACGGTCGCCTCCCGCCGGCTGGTGGACCAGGTGCGCAGCGACCGCGCCCGCCGCGAGCGGGAGGACCGGATCGTCTTCGCCACCCCGCAGTCGGAGCTGCTGGCCCGGCCCGCCGACGCGGACGCCGGCCAGGACCGGGACGACTCGCTGGCCCTGCTGTTCCTGTGCTGCCACCCGGCGCTGTCCGCGCCGAGCCGGATCGCGCTGACCCTGCGCGCGGTGGGCGGCCTGTCCACCGCGCAGATCTCGGCGGCGCTGCTGGTGCCGGAGGCGACCATGGCGCAGAGGATCAGCCGGGCGAAGCAGACCGTCCGCAGCTCCGGCCTGCCGTTCGCGCTGCCGGAGCCCGCCGAGCGGGCGCAGCGGCTGCGCGAGGTGCTGCAGGTGCTGTACCTGGTCTTCAACGAGGGCTACACGGCCAGCTCGGGGCCGGAGTTGACCGCTCCGGCGCTCTCCGCGGAGGCGGTCCGGCTGGCCCGGCTGCTGCGGGCGCTGCTGCCCGAGGACGCCGAGGTGGCGGGTCTGCTGGCGCTGATGCTGCTGACCGAGGCCCGGCGGGAGGCCCGGACGGCCGCGGACGGTGCGCTGGTGCCGCTGGCGGAGCAGGACCGTGCCCGCTGGGACGCCGGGGCGATCGCCGAGGGGGTGACGCTGGTGTCCTGGGCGCTGCCGCGCGGCGAGGTCGGCCCGTACCAGCTGCAGGCGGCGATCGCGGCGGTGCACGACGAGGCGCCGTCGGTGGCGGAGACCGACTGGCCGCAGATCCTGGGCCTGTACGAGCTGTTGGAGCGGGTGTCGCCCGGTCCGATGGTGACGCTGAACCGGGCGGTGGCGGTGGCGATGGTCCACGGGCCTTCGGCGGGGCTGGAGTTGCTGGAGGTGCTGGCGCAGGACCGGCGGACGGCCCGGCACCACCGGCTGGTCGCGACCCGCGCCCACCTGCTGGAGCTGAGCGGTGAGCGCGCGGCCGCGGCCGCCGCGTACCGGCAGGCGGCGGCGCTGGCCACGAGCGTGGCCGAGCGCCGCCACCTGGCGGGCAGGGCTGTGGAGCTGGGCGATCAGCTGCCGGGGACGGTGTCGGTGAAGGTGGTGCCGGCGGAGCGGTAGCCGGCGACCTTCGAGGAGACCTGGGCCGGGGTCAGCACCTGGTCCTTGACGAAGTACACCCAGTCGACCTGCTCGTTGTACGAGCGCGGGGTGGACGAGGTCTGCCCGTTGAGGTCGATCAGCCAGTGGTTGAAGTCGATCCACTGCGGGGTCTCGGGCAGGTAGGGCTCGCCGTGGGTGGCGACGACCTGGCCGTCGATCCAGTAGGTGATGGCGGAGTTGTCGACGGTCAGCAGCAGGTCGTGCCACCCGTCGTAGGACTGCCGCTGCTCGCCGTGGGCGTTGACGGCGTTCCACGGGTCCGGGTTGTAGGTCTCCCAGGAGGTCTCGTACATGATGTTGCCCTGCTCGCCCCAGCCGCCGTTGGGCAGGTACTCGAAGTCCTGCTCGCTGTAGTTCGGGTCCATCGGGGCGTTGAGCGGGGTGAAGGTGAAGAAGGTCTGGTTGACGTGGTCGCCGTCGGGGCCGCCGGTCGGGGTGTCGTTGAACTTGACCCGGGCCGCGTAGGTGCCGTTCTTGAACTTCCGCGCGGTGGTCTGGATCTCGGTCTCGCGGGTGCCGGCGGCGGTGCCGTCGGTGGTCAGCCGCATGTTCATCACGGTGGCGCTGCCGGTGCCGACGAAGGTGATGTCCTGCGGGGACCAGGTGGCGCCGGGGACGCCGGGGCCGCCCTGGCCGGACTTGACGGTCCAGCCGTGCTGCTGGATCGCGGCGTCGGAGCTGCTGCCGTACGCGAAGTCGTCGAACAGCGCGGGGGCGTTGGGGTCGACCGGCGGGGTGGAGGTGGAGCCGGACGGCGAGGGCGACGGCGAGGAGGTCGGGTTGTTGCCGGCCGGGGCGGTGCCCCAGATCAGCGCGCCGTTCTTCTGGACGGTGACCTTGGTCCAGTTGGCGTAGGAGGTCTGGCTGCCGCTGAAGGAGTAGTCGTCCGACTGGGTCAGGGTCTGCCAGTCGGAGCGGTAGAAGCGCAGTTGCATGTCGCCGGTGGACTGGCCCGGGGCGAGCGAGCCGGCGCCGGCGGTGAAGCCGATCTCCAGGTAGCGGTCGGCGGTGGCGGTGGGGTTGGCCAGGGTGCCGAAGGTGCCGGTGATGTTGCCGCAGCCCTTGACCGCCCAGGAGCAGGCGAAGCGGTAGCTCACCGACGGGCCGTCGGACTTGAAGTAGTAGCGCAGCGTGGTGCCGCTGAGCGCGACGGTGGTGGTGCCGGTGTTGGTGAGCTGCAGCCAGGGCTCGGACTGGTCGGCGGTGGCTCCGCTCGCGCTGGTGCGGTACTGGGCGGTGAGCGCGTCACCGGCCGCGGCCGCGGGTTCGGCGAGGACGAGGCCGGTGCCGATCAGTCCGGCGGCGGTGGCGGCGGCCAGCGCGGCGCGGGCACTGGCGGGTATGCGCAGTCGTGCGGACACGAGATCCCTTTCCGTGGGGGTGGTGGTACGGGACGTGCTGCGGTGCTGGTGTGCGGTGCTACCTGCGGGTGGTGATGCCCAGCGCGGCCAGCCGGGGGGCGTGGTCGCGCAGGGCGGGCAGGAAGTCGGTGGCCCAGTCGCCCGCCGGGTTCCAGGCGCGGTCGGCGAGGGCGAGCAGGCGGGGGTAGAGCAGGTGGTCGTACTGCTCCTCGGTGGTGACGAACTCGGTCCACAGCTGGGCCTGGGTGCCGAGCACCCGGGCGGTGTCGGCGGGCGCCCAGTGCGCGGGGGCCGGGTCGCCGGCGTGGACGGCGTGCAGGTCGACGACGGCGCCGGCCTGGCCGAGCGGCTCGTCGGGGGAGTCGCTCTGCGGGTAGTCCAGGTAGGTGGACAGGTGCGGGGCCATCACCACGTCGTGGCCGCGGCGGGCGGCGGCCAGGCCGTGGTCGGCGTCGCGCCAGGGCATCACGGTGAACTCGGGCGGCAGCGAGGAGGAGCTGTCCTCGGCCCAGCAGACCGGGCGGCGGCCGTTGGCCATCAGGTGGGCGCCGACCTGGGCGAGGAACCAGCCGTGCAGCTCCTTCGGTGCGGCGAGGCCCAGTTCGGCGGTGCGGGCGAGCGCGCCGGGGGCGGTCTCCCACTCGGTGGTGGGGCACTCGTCGCCGCCGAGGTGGATGTACCGGGACGGGAAGAGGTCCATGGTCTCGTCGAGGACGGTGCGGCAGAAGTCCAGCACCCCGTCGTGGACGCCGAGGATGGTGTCGCACACGCCCCACTCGGTCCACACGTCCAGCTGCCGCCCGGGCCGGTTGCCGAGCTCCGGGTAGGCGGCCAGCGCGGCGCGGACGTGTCCGGGCATCTCGATCTCCGGCACCACCCGCACCCCGCGCTCGGCGGCGTACGCGACCAGGTGGCGCAGTTCCGCCTTGGTGTAGGCGCCGCCGTGCGGGACGTCGTCCCAGCGGTCGGAGCCGGCCTGGCCGAGCATGGAGCGGGCGCGGACCGAGCCGATCTCGGTGAGCCGGGGGTAGGCGTCGACGGGCAGCCGCCAGCCCTGGTCGTCGGTGAGGTGCAGGTGCAGCACGTTGAGCTTGTGCAGGGCGATCCGGTCGACGGTGCGCAGCAGGCGGTCCATCGGCTGGAAGTGCCGGGCGGTGTCGACCATCAGGCCGCGCCAGGGGTGCCGGGGCCGGTCGGCGATCTCCACACAGGGCAGGGTCCAGGCGGTGCCGGGGGCCGGGCGGTCCCGCAGGGCCTCCGGTGGGAGGAGCTGGCGCAGGGTCTGGATGCCGTGCAGCAGTCCGGCGGGGCGGGCGGCGACCAGCCGGACGCCGTCGGGGGTGATGCTGAGCCGGTACCCCTCGGCGCCGAGCACGGCCGGGTCGAGGGCGAGGACCACGGCGCCGTCCGGGGAGACGGGCAGCGGCAGCCCGGTGGCGGGGGCGAGCAGGGTGCGCAGCAGCCGGGCGGCCGGCTCGGCGGCGGCTTCGGCGCGGACGGCGGTGGCGGCGTCGAGGGTGAACCGGCCGGCGGTGCGGTGGGCCCGCACGGGGGTCGGGAGGATCACGGGGGGTTCTCCTGGGGTCGGGGGTTCCTGGTGGACGGTCAGCCCTTGACGGCGCCGGCGGTCAGACCGGCGGTGACCTTGTTCTGGAGGACCAGGAAGATCAGCAGCACGGGCAGCATGAACAGCCCGGCGGCGGCCATGGTGGCGCCCCAGTCGGTGCCGAAGACGTTGGCGAAGGAGGACAGCCAGACCGGCAGGGTGCGGGCGTCCTGGTTCTTGATGATCAGGGTGTTGGCGAAGGCGAACTCGTTCCAGGCGGTGATGAAGCCGAACAGCGAGGTGGCGAGCAGGCCGGGGGCGAGCAGCGGCAGGGTGATCCGGCGGAAGGCCTCGGGCCGGGTGCAGCCGTCGACCCGGGCGGCCTCCTCCAGTTCGACCGGGACGGCGGCGAGGAAGCCGCGCAGGGTGACGATGGTGAACGGCAGGGTGGTCATGAAGTAGACCAGGGTGAGCATGGTCAGGCTGTCCAGCAGGTCGGTGTCCCGGGCGATCACGTACATCGGGATCAGCAGCGCCTCCCAGGGCGCCATCTGCGCGGTGAACACCAGCAGCAGGAAGGCGCGCCGGCCGTGCCAGCGCAGCCGGGCGACGGCGAACGCGGCGAGCAGCGCGACCAGCAGGGCGAGCAGCACCGAAGCACCGGTGACCAGCAGGCTGTTGCGCCAGAAGGTGCCGAAGCCGGGGGCGGAGACGGCGGTGCGGTAGTGCTCCAGGGTGGGGTGGAGCGGCAGGAAGGTCGGGGTGTCGGCCTGGATCTCGGCGGTGGGCTTCAGCGCGGTGATCGCCATCCAGTACACCGGGAAGGCGCAGACCGCGAGGACGGCGAGGCCGGCGAGGTTGAGCGGCAGGCGCCGCAGGGCGGGGATCACGGGTTCTCCTCGGCTTCCTGGCGGTGCATCCGGCGCAGGGTGGCGACCAGGGCGGTGAGCAGGATCAGCACGGTCAGGGTGGAGACCGCCGAGCCGAGGTCGTACTTGTGCAGGGACTGGGCGATCTGGAAGGCGTAGACGGGCAGGGTGGTGGTGGCGCTGTTCGGACCGCCCTGGCTGACCACCCAGATCTGGGCGAAGCACTTGAAGGTCCAGATCACCTCCAGCGAGGTGACCAGGGCGAACAGCGGGCGCAGGACGGGGAAGGTGACCAGCCGGAAGGTCTGCCAGGGTCCGGCGCCGTCCAGGCGGGCTGACTCGTACAGCTCGTTCGGGATGGTGGTCAGCCCGCCGTACAGGGTGAGTGCGGCGAACGGCACCGACTGCCAGACGATCAGCGCGACCAGCACGGCGAAGGTGGCGTCCTCGTGGGCGAACCAGGCGTAGTCGCGGAAGCCGTGCAGCCCCAACTGGTCAAGTACCCAGTTGACCACTCCGAACCGGGACTGGAAGAGCCACTGGAAGACGGTGGTCGCGGCGATCACCGGGGTGGCCCAGGTGAGGACCAGGGCGCTCATCACCGCGAGCCGCATCCGCCGGCCGAGCCGGATCAGCAGCAGCGCGGTGAGGGTGCCGAGCACGGTGATCAGGACGGTGTTGAGCGCGGTCCAGGCGAGCGTGCGGCGGACCACCCGCCAGAACTCCGGGTCGTCCAGCACCTCGGTGTAGTTGGCGATGCCGACCCAGGGCGCACCGCCGCGGATCAGCTCGGCCATCCGGAAGTGCTGGAAGGAGATCAGCAGGTTCCGGGCGAGCGGGTAGAGCAGGAGGAACGCCGCGCCCACCACGGTGGGGGCGACCAGCAGGTAGGGCCCGACCCGGCTGCGGATCGGCGGTCGGGCGGTGGGCGCGGCGGTGGGCACGGCGGTGGACTCCCGGTCAGGACGAGCTGTTGAGGGCCTTGGTGATGGCGTCGGAGGCTGCCTTGCCGGCCGCGTCCGGGTCGGCGCCGGTGAGCACCTGGGTCATGTACTGCTTGATCGGGTTGTTGGCCTCGACGGCCGCCCAGTTCGGCGAGTTGGGGGTGGCGTGGCCGTTGACCGCGCCGGCCGCCATCGCCACCGCGCCCTCGTTGCCGGCCAGTGCGCCGGCCAGCGAGGTGCGGTTGGGGACGTAGCTCATCTCCTTGGCCATCTCGGTCTGCCACTTCGCCCCGGCCAGCGCCTTGACCACCTGGTA from Kitasatospora terrestris includes the following:
- a CDS encoding cellulose binding domain-containing protein, translated to MSARLRIPASARAALAAATAAGLIGTGLVLAEPAAAAGDALTAQYRTSASGATADQSEPWLQLTNTGTTTVALSGTTLRYYFKSDGPSVSYRFACSWAVKGCGNITGTFGTLANPTATADRYLEIGFTAGAGSLAPGQSTGDMQLRFYRSDWQTLTQSDDYSFSGSQTSYANWTKVTVQKNGALIWGTAPAGNNPTSSPSPSPSGSTSTPPVDPNAPALFDDFAYGSSSDAAIQQHGWTVKSGQGGPGVPGATWSPQDITFVGTGSATVMNMRLTTDGTAAGTRETEIQTTARKFKNGTYAARVKFNDTPTGGPDGDHVNQTFFTFTPLNAPMDPNYSEQDFEYLPNGGWGEQGNIMYETSWETYNPDPWNAVNAHGEQRQSYDGWHDLLLTVDNSAITYWIDGQVVATHGEPYLPETPQWIDFNHWLIDLNGQTSSTPRSYNEQVDWVYFVKDQVLTPAQVSSKVAGYRSAGTTFTDTVPGS
- a CDS encoding carbohydrate ABC transporter permease, with the translated sequence MAITALKPTAEIQADTPTFLPLHPTLEHYRTAVSAPGFGTFWRNSLLVTGASVLLALLVALLAAFAVARLRWHGRRAFLLLVFTAQMAPWEALLIPMYVIARDTDLLDSLTMLTLVYFMTTLPFTIVTLRGFLAAVPVELEEAARVDGCTRPEAFRRITLPLLAPGLLATSLFGFITAWNEFAFANTLIIKNQDARTLPVWLSSFANVFGTDWGATMAAAGLFMLPVLLIFLVLQNKVTAGLTAGAVKG
- a CDS encoding sugar ABC transporter permease, with amino-acid sequence MPTAAPTARPPIRSRVGPYLLVAPTVVGAAFLLLYPLARNLLISFQHFRMAELIRGGAPWVGIANYTEVLDDPEFWRVVRRTLAWTALNTVLITVLGTLTALLLIRLGRRMRLAVMSALVLTWATPVIAATTVFQWLFQSRFGVVNWVLDQLGLHGFRDYAWFAHEDATFAVLVALIVWQSVPFAALTLYGGLTTIPNELYESARLDGAGPWQTFRLVTFPVLRPLFALVTSLEVIWTFKCFAQIWVVSQGGPNSATTTLPVYAFQIAQSLHKYDLGSAVSTLTVLILLTALVATLRRMHRQEAEENP
- a CDS encoding RNA polymerase sigma factor encodes the protein MSTGPLPEDLLRELAPQVLGALVRRHGQFDSCEDAVQEALLAAAVQWPAEGVPANPRGWLVTVASRRLVDQVRSDRARREREDRIVFATPQSELLARPADADAGQDRDDSLALLFLCCHPALSAPSRIALTLRAVGGLSTAQISAALLVPEATMAQRISRAKQTVRSSGLPFALPEPAERAQRLREVLQVLYLVFNEGYTASSGPELTAPALSAEAVRLARLLRALLPEDAEVAGLLALMLLTEARREARTAADGALVPLAEQDRARWDAGAIAEGVTLVSWALPRGEVGPYQLQAAIAAVHDEAPSVAETDWPQILGLYELLERVSPGPMVTLNRAVAVAMVHGPSAGLELLEVLAQDRRTARHHRLVATRAHLLELSGERAAAAAAYRQAAALATSVAERRHLAGRAVELGDQLPGTVSVKVVPAER
- a CDS encoding beta-N-acetylhexosaminidase is translated as MILPTPVRAHRTAGRFTLDAATAVRAEAAAEPAARLLRTLLAPATGLPLPVSPDGAVVLALDPAVLGAEGYRLSITPDGVRLVAARPAGLLHGIQTLRQLLPPEALRDRPAPGTAWTLPCVEIADRPRHPWRGLMVDTARHFQPMDRLLRTVDRIALHKLNVLHLHLTDDQGWRLPVDAYPRLTEIGSVRARSMLGQAGSDRWDDVPHGGAYTKAELRHLVAYAAERGVRVVPEIEMPGHVRAALAAYPELGNRPGRQLDVWTEWGVCDTILGVHDGVLDFCRTVLDETMDLFPSRYIHLGGDECPTTEWETAPGALARTAELGLAAPKELHGWFLAQVGAHLMANGRRPVCWAEDSSSSLPPEFTVMPWRDADHGLAAARRGHDVVMAPHLSTYLDYPQSDSPDEPLGQAGAVVDLHAVHAGDPAPAHWAPADTARVLGTQAQLWTEFVTTEEQYDHLLYPRLLALADRAWNPAGDWATDFLPALRDHAPRLAALGITTRR